In Drosophila yakuba strain Tai18E2 chromosome 2R, Prin_Dyak_Tai18E2_2.1, whole genome shotgun sequence, a single genomic region encodes these proteins:
- the LOC6529734 gene encoding alpha-2-macroglobulin isoform X2 — MRRADAFAVTACGILALLQTMEPVKAEGMYTIVGPGTIHSHRDYNVAVAVHQTKEPVTLKVGITGPSYNKTETVELATADEFKQITFKLPPLESGEYNLTAEGVKGLEFKNSTKLNWENFKPYIKIQTDKGKYKPGDTINYRVIFLNENLLPETAEDEVVVWFEDSKRNRIKQEKHIKTTGGVYTGKFELSEFATLGSWSLLVQNGEQQSDGGIYFGGRRPFGGFGHSWRRSDERVNFEVEKYVLPKYSVKMDATQQVSVRDGEFNVVLKANYTYGKPVNGKVLVNVHLDSSSSWQNVDGKTVQTEYPGHSVVGTADMVGGKAKLTMDLKDFASYLPHKTSSSYAQITATVEEDFTGVKLNETGGVQLYPYRYEMSCTDYSTCFSFKPDKEHELNFKITYVDGTLITDSKSVVKAKFTEGIRRNYGFYNFGVDRQEPELPKIEKKTFVFESHLNKSSVAPFKVVLPDLPDIANFTRYYSIELEFVDETRELYTTYPYREPKKIDNPTTEEEKEWFRAEVQRPKDVWNLKIGQEYQVTLNSSRPLNYFVYNIVGRGNILETKRVDLAEPQKTVNVTIKPSFLTAPNGRVYFYYVDETGEFRYAEDTFSVEVELQNQIEIKAPEEVKPGADVALEIKTPAKSFVGLLAVDQSVLLLGSNNDLNKESFNWRLNGYDTSTPWQGGYSYYPGERSGVVTMTNAHFFYNRTAPVYHTRFGGSAFAVRKTAVANDSPVFQSTTAALGAAAPQAAGFSADSASAAPVVRKNFAETWIFADIESTEEEVFKWVKTIPDTITNWVVTGFSLHPQKGLGVTNDQTHIKTFQPFFVSVRLPYSVKRGEVINVPALVFNYLPKTLDVELTLDNEDQEYDFVDTSNEVIGDQKRTQNIRVGANEAAGASFLIRPKVIGNILLKFKAISPLAGDAIHKPLKVIPEGITQYQNRAFFINLKDTGEFNNTFELEVPEDVVPDSEHVEFGLVGDLLGPVVKNLENLLRLPSGCGEQTMSKLVPNYLVRDYLKSIKKLTPALDTRIKRNLQEGYQNMLHYRHDDGSFSSFGPTKWRLEDPVRNGSTWLTAYVLRSFSKIKDIIDLDEQFLAKGYDFLLTRQAENGSFTEHGEYFYGSQRSLLTLTANSLLALLEVEKPNQAAIEKAVGYLSANTAGSTELLPKSIAIYALQKAKAPEAAKLVASLKSLAKQEDDRTWWTEDLDKLRASKNCGRWWCWVWSQDVEITSYALLSLLESDQETADTVLNTVRWLIAQRNSFGGFASTQDTVVGLTALIKFAEKSGYEAAKWEVTVSNKGKREKSEKLTTSEENDLLLQTVEFPQGTKSLEFKAKGTGAAMVQISYQYNVVEKEPKPSFKVQTTVLPESSPAKLELSVCVDYVEEGKSKESNMAILEVSLPSGYTADADSFNDIRNIERVRLVETKNGDSVVVIYFENLAKNENKCIPIEAYRTHAVANQKPSSVVLYDYYDTNKKATEYYSIESKLCDICEDDECKSKC; from the exons ATGCGTCGCGCAGACGCTTTTGCTGTTACGGCTTGTGGGATTTTGGCCCTGCTGCAGACGATGGAACCGGTAAAAGCAGAAGG TATGTACACCATTGTGGGTCCCGGAACCATCCACTCCCACCGTGACTACAATGTGGCCGTGGCTGTCCATCAGACCAAGGAGCCCGTCACCCTTAAAGTGGGCATCACTGGACCCTCCTACAATAAAACCGAAACCGTGGAATTAGCCACTGCCGATGAGTTCAAACAGATCACCTTCAAACTGCCTCCGTTGGAGTCGGGTGAATATAATCTGACGGCGGAGGGCGTCAAGGGACTGGAGTTCAAGAACTCCACCAAGTTGAACTGGGAAAACTTCAAGCCATACATTAAAATCCAGACCGACAAGGGAAAATACAAGCCCGGTGATACCATTAACTATCGAGTGATCTTCCTGAATGAGAACCTGCTGCCGGAAACCGCCGAGGATGAAGTGGTGGTTTGGTTTGAGGACTCCAAGAGGAATCGCATCAAACAGGAGAAACACATTAAAACCACCGGTGGCGTCTACACTGGCAAATTCGAGCTCTCCGAGTTCGCCACATTGGGCTCCTGGTCCCTTCTGGTTCAGAACGGAGAGCAGCAGTCAGACGGAGGCATTTACTTTGGTGGTCGGAGACCATTTGGAGGATTTGGTCACAGCTGGCGTCGGTCGGATGAGCGGGTTAACTTCGAGGTGGAGAAGTACGTGCTACCCAAGTATTCCGTCAAAATGGATGCCACGCAGCAGGTTTCAGTGCGAGATGGCGAGTTCAATGTCGTCCTGAAGGCCAA CTATACCTATGGTAAACCAGTGAATGGTAAAGTTCTTGTCAATGTCCATCTGGATTCGTCGAGCAGTTGGCAGAATGTGGATGGCAAGACTGTGCAAACAGAATACCCCGGACATTCTGTTGTTGGAACCGCTGACATGGTCGGTGGCAAGGCGAAGTTGACCATGGATCTCAAGGACTTCGCCAGTTATCTGCCGCACAAGACCTCGTCTTCGTATGCCCAGATTACGGCCACCGTGGAGGAAGACTTCACCGGCGTGAAGCTTAATGAAACAGGCGGTGTGCAGCTGTATCCCTATCGGTATGAGATGTCCTGCACTGACTACTCCACCTGCTTCTCCTTCAAACCCGACAAGGAACACGAACTTAACTTTAAGATTACATATGTCGACGGTACACTTATTACAGATTCCAAATCTGTTGTGAAG GCCAAGTTCACTGAAGGAATTCGTCGCAATTATGGTTTCTATAACTTTGGAGTTGATCGTCAAGAACCGGAATTGCCCAAGATTGAGAAGAAAACGTTCGTGTTTGAGAGCCATTTGAATAAGTCCAGTGTGGCGCCGTTCAAGGTGGTTCTTCCCGATTTGCCGGATATCGCCAACTTTACTCGTTACTATAGCATTGAGTTAGAGTTTGTCGATGAAACACGAGAGCTGTACACCACCTATCCCTATAGGGAACCAAAAAAGATTGATAATCCCACCACTGAAGAGGAAAAGGAGTGGTTCAGGGCCGAAGTTCAGAGGCCCAAGGATGTCTGGAA TCTTAAGATCGGCCAGGAGTATCAAGTAACCCTCAACTCAAGTCGCCCGCTCAATTACTTTGTGTACAACATTGTGGGACGTGGAAACATATTGGAAACGAAGCGTGTGGATCTCGCGGAACCCCAAAAGACCGTCAACGTCACCATAAAGCCTTCTTTCCTCACTGCACCCAATGGTCGGGTGTACTTCTACTACGTGGATGAAACTGGAGAGTTCCGATATGCCGAGGACACGTTCAGTGTGGAGGTGGAACTGCAGaaccaaatcgaaatcaagGCTCCCGAGGAAGTGAAACCAGGTGCCGACGTTGCACTTGAGATCAAGACGCCGGCAAAGTCGTTCGTGGGTTTGTTGGCCGTCGATCAGAGTGTCCTCCTGCTGGGCAGCAACAACGATTTGAACAAGGAATCTTTCAACTGGCGTCTAAATGGCTATGACACCTCCACTCCCTGGCAGGGTGGATACTCGTACTACCCCGGAGAACGGTCTGGAGTCGTGACGATGACAAATGCCCATTTCTTCTATAATCGCACCGCTCCCGTCTACCATACAC GATTCGGTGGAAGCGCTTTCGCCGTAAGGAAGACAGCAGTGGCAAATGACAGTCCGGTATTTCAATCCACGACCGCCGCCCTTGGTGCTGCAGCACCTCAAGCCGCGGGATTCTCCGCCGATAGTGCATCTGCAGCCCCAGTAGTGCGAAAGAATTTTGCAGAGACCTGGATCTTTGCCGATATCGAGAGCACTGAGGAGGAGGTATTCAAGTGGGTGAAGACCATACCCGACACGATCACCAACTGGGTGGTCACTGGTTTTTCACTGCATCCGCAGAAGGGATTGGGTGTCACCAATGATCAGACGCACATCAAGACATTCCAGCCGTTCTTTGTCTCCGTACGATTGCCCTACTCTGTGAAGCGAGGTGAGGTGATCAATGTACCGGCTCTGGTGTTCAACTATCTGCCAAAGACACTGGACGTGGAACTGACCCTGGACAACGAGGATCAAGAATACGACTTTGTGGATACCTCGAATGAGGTGATTGGTGACCAGAAGCGTACGCAGAACATAAGAGTCGGAGCCAACGAAGCAGCTGGAGCCTCATTTTTGATCCGACCCAAGGTCattggaaatattttgcttaaaTTCAAGGCTATCTCACCACTGGCCGGAGACGCTATACACAAGCCACTAAAGGTAATCCCCGAAGGTATTACCCAGTACCAGAACAGGGCATTCTTTATCAACCTTAAGGATACGGGTGAGTTTAATAACACCTTCGAGCTTGAAGTGCCGGAAGATGTGGTTCCCGATTCCGAGCATGTGGAATTCGGATTGGTGGGCGATCTCTTGGGACCAGTGGTCAAGAACCTTGAGAACCTTTTGCGATTGCCCAGCGGTTGTGGCGAACAGACCATGTCCAAATTGGTGCCCAACTATCTGGTGAGAGATTACCTGAAGAGCATCAAGAAACTTACACCTGCCTTGGACACTCGCATCAAGAGAAATCTGCAGGAAGGCTACCAGAACATGTTGCACTATCGCCACGACGACGGCAGCTTCAGTTCCTTTGGGCCCACCAAGTGGAGGTTAGAGGATCCGGTGCGCAATGGTTCCACCTGGCTGACGGCCTATGTCCTGCGATCGTTTAGCAAGATCAAGGATATAATTGACCTGGATGAGCAGTTCCTGGCCAAGGGCTACGACTTCCTACTAACTCGCCAGGCAGAAAATGGAAGCTTCACGGAACATGGAGAGTATTTCTATGGCTCCCAGCGATCTCTATTGACCTTGACCGCAAATTCCTTGCTTGCCCTGTTGGAGGTGGAGAAACCGAACCAGGCTGCTATTGAGAAGGCAGTAGGCTACCTAAGCGCTAACACCGCTGGGTCTACAGAGCTTCTGCCAAAATCTATTGCCATTTATGCACTGCAAAAGGCTAAGGCGCCGGAAGCTGCCAAGCTGGTGGCCAGTCTTAAGTCCCTGGCCAAACAGGAGGACGATCGCACATGGTGGACTGAGGATCTGGATAAGCTACGTGCCTCCAAAAACTGCGGACGCTGGTGGTGTTGGGTTTGGAGTCAGGACGTGGAGATCACATCATATGCACTGCTCTCCCTTCTGGAATCTGACCAGGAGACAGCCGACACTGTTCTGAACACCGTGCGCTGGTTGATCGCCCAACGAAATAGCTTCGGAGGATTTGCCTCCACCCAGGATACGGTTGTGGGCCTCACCGCCCTCATTAAGTTTGCTGAGAAGTCGGGCTACGAGGCGGCCAAATGGGAGGTAACCGTTTCCAACAAGGGGAAGCGTGAAAAGTCCGAGAAGCTCACCACATCGGAGGAAAACGACCTGCTGCTCCAGACTGTTGAGTTTCCACAGGGCACCAAGTCGCTTGAGTTTAAGGCCAAGGGCACTGGAGCTGCTATGGTCCAGATAAGCTACCAATATAACGTGGTGGAGAAGGAGCCGAAGCCTAGCTTCAAGGTTCAGACCACCGTGTTGCCGGAATCGTCGCCAGCCAAACTGGAATTAAGCGTTTGCGTGGACTACGTAGAGGAGGGCAAGTCCAAGGAATCCAACATGGCCATCCTGGAGGTATCCCTGCCGTCTGGTTATACTGCTGATGCAGATAGCTTTAATGACATCCGAAACATCGAACGTGTGCGG TTGGTGGAAACCAAGAACGGTGATTCCGTGGTAGTTATATACTTCGAGAATCTGGCCaagaacgaaaacaaatgcattCCCATTGAGGCCTACAGAACCCATGCGGTGGCCAACCAGAAGCCATCTTCGGTGGTCCTCTACGATTACTATGACACGAACAAGAAGGCCACCGAATACTACTCCATCGAGTCGAAACTTTGCGACATTTGCGAGGATGACGAGTGCAAGAGCAAGTGCTAG
- the LOC6529734 gene encoding alpha-2-macroglobulin isoform X1, with protein sequence MRRADAFAVTACGILALLQTMEPVKAEGMYTIVGPGTIHSHRDYNVAVAVHQTKEPVTLKVGITGPSYNKTETVELATADEFKQITFKLPPLESGEYNLTAEGVKGLEFKNSTKLNWENFKPYIKIQTDKGKYKPGDTINYRVIFLNENLLPETAEDEVVVWFEDSKRNRIKQEKHIKTTGGVYTGKFELSEFATLGSWSLLVQNGEQQSDGGIYFGGRRPFGGFGHSWRRSDERVNFEVEKYVLPKYSVKMDATQQVSVRDGEFNVVLKANYTYGKPVNGKVLVNVHLDSSSSWQNVDGKTVQTEYPGHSVVGTADMVGGKAKLTMDLKDFASYLPHKTSSSYAQITATVEEDFTGVKLNETGGVQLYPYRYEMSCTDYSTCFSFKPDKEHELNFKITYVDGTLITDSKSVVKAKFTEGIRRNYGFYNFGVDRQEPELPKIEKKTFVFESHLNKSSVAPFKVVLPDLPDIANFTRYYSIELEFVDETRELYTTYPYREPKKIDNPTTEEEKEWFRAEVQRPKDVWNLKIGQEYQVTLNSSRPLNYFVYNIVGRGNILETKRVDLAEPQKTVNVTIKPSFLTAPNGRVYFYYVDETGEFRYAEDTFSVEVELQNQIEIKAPEEVKPGADVALEIKTPAKSFVGLLAVDQSVLLLGSNNDLNKESFNWRLNGYDTSTPWQGGYSYYPGERSGVVTMTNAHFFYNRTAPVYHTQGFGGSAFAVRKTAVANDSPVFQSTTAALGAAAPQAAGFSADSASAAPVVRKNFAETWIFADIESTEEEVFKWVKTIPDTITNWVVTGFSLHPQKGLGVTNDQTHIKTFQPFFVSVRLPYSVKRGEVINVPALVFNYLPKTLDVELTLDNEDQEYDFVDTSNEVIGDQKRTQNIRVGANEAAGASFLIRPKVIGNILLKFKAISPLAGDAIHKPLKVIPEGITQYQNRAFFINLKDTGEFNNTFELEVPEDVVPDSEHVEFGLVGDLLGPVVKNLENLLRLPSGCGEQTMSKLVPNYLVRDYLKSIKKLTPALDTRIKRNLQEGYQNMLHYRHDDGSFSSFGPTKWRLEDPVRNGSTWLTAYVLRSFSKIKDIIDLDEQFLAKGYDFLLTRQAENGSFTEHGEYFYGSQRSLLTLTANSLLALLEVEKPNQAAIEKAVGYLSANTAGSTELLPKSIAIYALQKAKAPEAAKLVASLKSLAKQEDDRTWWTEDLDKLRASKNCGRWWCWVWSQDVEITSYALLSLLESDQETADTVLNTVRWLIAQRNSFGGFASTQDTVVGLTALIKFAEKSGYEAAKWEVTVSNKGKREKSEKLTTSEENDLLLQTVEFPQGTKSLEFKAKGTGAAMVQISYQYNVVEKEPKPSFKVQTTVLPESSPAKLELSVCVDYVEEGKSKESNMAILEVSLPSGYTADADSFNDIRNIERVRLVETKNGDSVVVIYFENLAKNENKCIPIEAYRTHAVANQKPSSVVLYDYYDTNKKATEYYSIESKLCDICEDDECKSKC encoded by the exons ATGCGTCGCGCAGACGCTTTTGCTGTTACGGCTTGTGGGATTTTGGCCCTGCTGCAGACGATGGAACCGGTAAAAGCAGAAGG TATGTACACCATTGTGGGTCCCGGAACCATCCACTCCCACCGTGACTACAATGTGGCCGTGGCTGTCCATCAGACCAAGGAGCCCGTCACCCTTAAAGTGGGCATCACTGGACCCTCCTACAATAAAACCGAAACCGTGGAATTAGCCACTGCCGATGAGTTCAAACAGATCACCTTCAAACTGCCTCCGTTGGAGTCGGGTGAATATAATCTGACGGCGGAGGGCGTCAAGGGACTGGAGTTCAAGAACTCCACCAAGTTGAACTGGGAAAACTTCAAGCCATACATTAAAATCCAGACCGACAAGGGAAAATACAAGCCCGGTGATACCATTAACTATCGAGTGATCTTCCTGAATGAGAACCTGCTGCCGGAAACCGCCGAGGATGAAGTGGTGGTTTGGTTTGAGGACTCCAAGAGGAATCGCATCAAACAGGAGAAACACATTAAAACCACCGGTGGCGTCTACACTGGCAAATTCGAGCTCTCCGAGTTCGCCACATTGGGCTCCTGGTCCCTTCTGGTTCAGAACGGAGAGCAGCAGTCAGACGGAGGCATTTACTTTGGTGGTCGGAGACCATTTGGAGGATTTGGTCACAGCTGGCGTCGGTCGGATGAGCGGGTTAACTTCGAGGTGGAGAAGTACGTGCTACCCAAGTATTCCGTCAAAATGGATGCCACGCAGCAGGTTTCAGTGCGAGATGGCGAGTTCAATGTCGTCCTGAAGGCCAA CTATACCTATGGTAAACCAGTGAATGGTAAAGTTCTTGTCAATGTCCATCTGGATTCGTCGAGCAGTTGGCAGAATGTGGATGGCAAGACTGTGCAAACAGAATACCCCGGACATTCTGTTGTTGGAACCGCTGACATGGTCGGTGGCAAGGCGAAGTTGACCATGGATCTCAAGGACTTCGCCAGTTATCTGCCGCACAAGACCTCGTCTTCGTATGCCCAGATTACGGCCACCGTGGAGGAAGACTTCACCGGCGTGAAGCTTAATGAAACAGGCGGTGTGCAGCTGTATCCCTATCGGTATGAGATGTCCTGCACTGACTACTCCACCTGCTTCTCCTTCAAACCCGACAAGGAACACGAACTTAACTTTAAGATTACATATGTCGACGGTACACTTATTACAGATTCCAAATCTGTTGTGAAG GCCAAGTTCACTGAAGGAATTCGTCGCAATTATGGTTTCTATAACTTTGGAGTTGATCGTCAAGAACCGGAATTGCCCAAGATTGAGAAGAAAACGTTCGTGTTTGAGAGCCATTTGAATAAGTCCAGTGTGGCGCCGTTCAAGGTGGTTCTTCCCGATTTGCCGGATATCGCCAACTTTACTCGTTACTATAGCATTGAGTTAGAGTTTGTCGATGAAACACGAGAGCTGTACACCACCTATCCCTATAGGGAACCAAAAAAGATTGATAATCCCACCACTGAAGAGGAAAAGGAGTGGTTCAGGGCCGAAGTTCAGAGGCCCAAGGATGTCTGGAA TCTTAAGATCGGCCAGGAGTATCAAGTAACCCTCAACTCAAGTCGCCCGCTCAATTACTTTGTGTACAACATTGTGGGACGTGGAAACATATTGGAAACGAAGCGTGTGGATCTCGCGGAACCCCAAAAGACCGTCAACGTCACCATAAAGCCTTCTTTCCTCACTGCACCCAATGGTCGGGTGTACTTCTACTACGTGGATGAAACTGGAGAGTTCCGATATGCCGAGGACACGTTCAGTGTGGAGGTGGAACTGCAGaaccaaatcgaaatcaagGCTCCCGAGGAAGTGAAACCAGGTGCCGACGTTGCACTTGAGATCAAGACGCCGGCAAAGTCGTTCGTGGGTTTGTTGGCCGTCGATCAGAGTGTCCTCCTGCTGGGCAGCAACAACGATTTGAACAAGGAATCTTTCAACTGGCGTCTAAATGGCTATGACACCTCCACTCCCTGGCAGGGTGGATACTCGTACTACCCCGGAGAACGGTCTGGAGTCGTGACGATGACAAATGCCCATTTCTTCTATAATCGCACCGCTCCCGTCTACCATACAC AAGGATTCGGTGGAAGCGCTTTCGCCGTAAGGAAGACAGCAGTGGCAAATGACAGTCCGGTATTTCAATCCACGACCGCCGCCCTTGGTGCTGCAGCACCTCAAGCCGCGGGATTCTCCGCCGATAGTGCATCTGCAGCCCCAGTAGTGCGAAAGAATTTTGCAGAGACCTGGATCTTTGCCGATATCGAGAGCACTGAGGAGGAGGTATTCAAGTGGGTGAAGACCATACCCGACACGATCACCAACTGGGTGGTCACTGGTTTTTCACTGCATCCGCAGAAGGGATTGGGTGTCACCAATGATCAGACGCACATCAAGACATTCCAGCCGTTCTTTGTCTCCGTACGATTGCCCTACTCTGTGAAGCGAGGTGAGGTGATCAATGTACCGGCTCTGGTGTTCAACTATCTGCCAAAGACACTGGACGTGGAACTGACCCTGGACAACGAGGATCAAGAATACGACTTTGTGGATACCTCGAATGAGGTGATTGGTGACCAGAAGCGTACGCAGAACATAAGAGTCGGAGCCAACGAAGCAGCTGGAGCCTCATTTTTGATCCGACCCAAGGTCattggaaatattttgcttaaaTTCAAGGCTATCTCACCACTGGCCGGAGACGCTATACACAAGCCACTAAAGGTAATCCCCGAAGGTATTACCCAGTACCAGAACAGGGCATTCTTTATCAACCTTAAGGATACGGGTGAGTTTAATAACACCTTCGAGCTTGAAGTGCCGGAAGATGTGGTTCCCGATTCCGAGCATGTGGAATTCGGATTGGTGGGCGATCTCTTGGGACCAGTGGTCAAGAACCTTGAGAACCTTTTGCGATTGCCCAGCGGTTGTGGCGAACAGACCATGTCCAAATTGGTGCCCAACTATCTGGTGAGAGATTACCTGAAGAGCATCAAGAAACTTACACCTGCCTTGGACACTCGCATCAAGAGAAATCTGCAGGAAGGCTACCAGAACATGTTGCACTATCGCCACGACGACGGCAGCTTCAGTTCCTTTGGGCCCACCAAGTGGAGGTTAGAGGATCCGGTGCGCAATGGTTCCACCTGGCTGACGGCCTATGTCCTGCGATCGTTTAGCAAGATCAAGGATATAATTGACCTGGATGAGCAGTTCCTGGCCAAGGGCTACGACTTCCTACTAACTCGCCAGGCAGAAAATGGAAGCTTCACGGAACATGGAGAGTATTTCTATGGCTCCCAGCGATCTCTATTGACCTTGACCGCAAATTCCTTGCTTGCCCTGTTGGAGGTGGAGAAACCGAACCAGGCTGCTATTGAGAAGGCAGTAGGCTACCTAAGCGCTAACACCGCTGGGTCTACAGAGCTTCTGCCAAAATCTATTGCCATTTATGCACTGCAAAAGGCTAAGGCGCCGGAAGCTGCCAAGCTGGTGGCCAGTCTTAAGTCCCTGGCCAAACAGGAGGACGATCGCACATGGTGGACTGAGGATCTGGATAAGCTACGTGCCTCCAAAAACTGCGGACGCTGGTGGTGTTGGGTTTGGAGTCAGGACGTGGAGATCACATCATATGCACTGCTCTCCCTTCTGGAATCTGACCAGGAGACAGCCGACACTGTTCTGAACACCGTGCGCTGGTTGATCGCCCAACGAAATAGCTTCGGAGGATTTGCCTCCACCCAGGATACGGTTGTGGGCCTCACCGCCCTCATTAAGTTTGCTGAGAAGTCGGGCTACGAGGCGGCCAAATGGGAGGTAACCGTTTCCAACAAGGGGAAGCGTGAAAAGTCCGAGAAGCTCACCACATCGGAGGAAAACGACCTGCTGCTCCAGACTGTTGAGTTTCCACAGGGCACCAAGTCGCTTGAGTTTAAGGCCAAGGGCACTGGAGCTGCTATGGTCCAGATAAGCTACCAATATAACGTGGTGGAGAAGGAGCCGAAGCCTAGCTTCAAGGTTCAGACCACCGTGTTGCCGGAATCGTCGCCAGCCAAACTGGAATTAAGCGTTTGCGTGGACTACGTAGAGGAGGGCAAGTCCAAGGAATCCAACATGGCCATCCTGGAGGTATCCCTGCCGTCTGGTTATACTGCTGATGCAGATAGCTTTAATGACATCCGAAACATCGAACGTGTGCGG TTGGTGGAAACCAAGAACGGTGATTCCGTGGTAGTTATATACTTCGAGAATCTGGCCaagaacgaaaacaaatgcattCCCATTGAGGCCTACAGAACCCATGCGGTGGCCAACCAGAAGCCATCTTCGGTGGTCCTCTACGATTACTATGACACGAACAAGAAGGCCACCGAATACTACTCCATCGAGTCGAAACTTTGCGACATTTGCGAGGATGACGAGTGCAAGAGCAAGTGCTAG